One genomic region from Stutzerimonas decontaminans encodes:
- the ispE gene encoding 4-(cytidine 5'-diphospho)-2-C-methyl-D-erythritol kinase codes for MLTLPAPAKLNLMLHITGRRADGYHELQTLFQFLDYGDELCFSLREDGEIRLHTALPGVDHDSNLIVRAARLLQRESGCSLGADISLLKRLPMGGGIGGGSSDAATTLLGLDHLWQLHLSEDRLAELGLTLGADVPVFVRGRAAFAEGVGERLHPVDLPEPWFLVIAPQVSVSTAEIFADPELTRNTPAITVRSLLAGGGHNDCQPVVEKRYPEVRNALSLLNKFVPASMTGTGACVFGSFPNEGEADKVRRQLPDTLPSFVARGRNVSMLHRSLEELAQEASA; via the coding sequence ATGCTGACACTGCCAGCACCCGCCAAGCTCAACCTGATGCTGCACATCACCGGCCGTCGTGCCGACGGCTATCACGAGCTGCAGACGCTGTTCCAATTCCTCGATTACGGCGATGAACTCTGCTTTAGCCTGCGGGAAGACGGCGAAATCCGTTTACATACCGCGCTCCCCGGGGTCGACCACGACAGCAACCTGATCGTCCGCGCCGCGCGCCTGTTGCAGCGCGAGAGCGGCTGCTCTTTAGGCGCCGATATCAGCCTGCTCAAGCGTCTGCCCATGGGCGGCGGAATCGGGGGTGGCAGTTCCGATGCAGCGACCACCCTGCTCGGCCTCGACCACCTGTGGCAACTACATCTGAGTGAAGACCGACTCGCTGAGCTGGGGCTTACCCTGGGCGCCGACGTACCGGTGTTCGTCCGCGGCCGGGCGGCATTTGCCGAGGGGGTCGGCGAGCGCCTGCATCCGGTGGATTTGCCCGAACCATGGTTCCTCGTAATCGCGCCGCAAGTCTCTGTTAGTACAGCGGAAATATTTGCCGACCCAGAGTTGACACGTAATACCCCGGCCATTACAGTTCGCAGCCTTCTTGCAGGGGGCGGTCATAACGACTGTCAGCCGGTGGTCGAGAAGCGTTACCCAGAAGTTCGTAACGCTTTGAGCTTGTTGAACAAATTTGTTCCGGCAAGCATGACTGGCACTGGAGCTTGTGTGTTTGGGAGCTTCCCAAACGAAGGCGAGGCTGATAAAGTCCGCCGCCAACTTCCAGACACTTTGCCGAGTTTCGTGGCCCGTGGTCGTAACGTTTCGATGTTGCACCGAAGCCTTGAAGAACTGGCACAGGAAGCGAGTGCGTAG
- the prfA gene encoding peptide chain release factor 1 encodes MKASLLNKLDILQDRFEELTALLGDGEVISDQTRFRAYSREYAEVEPVIVAYRQLCRVQQDLEGAQALLKDSDPDMREMAEEEVAEAKVQLETLEANLQRMLLPKDPNDGRNVFLEIRAGTGGDEAAIFAGDLFRMYSRYAEKQGWRVEILSESEGEHGGYKEVISRVEGDNVYAKLKFESGAHRVQRVPETESQGRIHTSACTVAVLPEPDEQAAVEINPAELRIDTYRSSGAGGQHVNKTDSAIRITHLPTGIVVECQEERSQHKNRAKAMAWLAAKLQDRQDAAAHKEISETRKLLVGSGDRSERIRTYNFPQGRVTDHRVNLTLYSLNEVIAGSVEQVIEPLLQEYQADQLAALGD; translated from the coding sequence ATGAAAGCTTCGCTGCTGAACAAGCTGGACATCCTGCAGGACCGTTTCGAGGAACTCACCGCGCTGCTAGGCGACGGCGAAGTCATCAGCGACCAGACTCGTTTCCGCGCCTATTCGCGCGAATACGCCGAAGTCGAGCCGGTGATCGTCGCCTATCGCCAGCTGTGCAGGGTCCAGCAGGACCTCGAAGGCGCCCAGGCGCTGCTCAAGGACAGCGATCCCGACATGCGCGAGATGGCCGAGGAGGAAGTCGCCGAGGCCAAGGTGCAGCTCGAAACCCTGGAAGCCAATCTGCAGCGCATGTTGCTGCCCAAGGACCCGAACGACGGGCGCAACGTGTTCCTGGAAATCCGCGCCGGCACCGGCGGCGACGAGGCGGCAATCTTCGCCGGCGATCTGTTCCGCATGTATTCACGCTATGCCGAGAAGCAGGGCTGGCGCGTCGAGATTCTCTCCGAGAGCGAGGGCGAGCACGGCGGTTACAAGGAAGTGATCTCCCGCGTCGAGGGCGACAACGTCTACGCCAAGCTCAAGTTCGAGTCCGGTGCCCACCGGGTGCAACGCGTGCCGGAAACCGAATCGCAGGGGCGTATTCATACCTCGGCCTGCACCGTGGCGGTCCTGCCGGAGCCTGATGAACAAGCGGCGGTGGAAATCAATCCGGCCGAGCTGCGCATCGACACCTATCGCTCCTCCGGGGCGGGTGGGCAGCACGTCAATAAGACCGATTCGGCGATCCGCATCACCCACCTGCCGACCGGCATCGTCGTCGAGTGTCAGGAAGAGCGTTCGCAGCACAAGAATCGCGCCAAGGCCATGGCCTGGCTCGCCGCCAAGCTGCAGGACCGCCAGGACGCCGCGGCGCACAAGGAAATCTCCGAGACGCGCAAACTGCTGGTCGGCTCCGGTGATCGCTCCGAGCGTATCCGCACCTACAATTTCCCCCAGGGCCGCGTCACCGACCACCGGGTCAACCTGACGCTGTACTCGCTCAACGAAGTGATCGCCGGCTCCGTGGAGCAGGTCATCGAGCCCCTGCTGCAGGAATATCAGGCCGATCAGCTGGCTGCGCTGGGCGACTGA
- the lolB gene encoding lipoprotein insertase outer membrane protein LolB: MSLLKKLLAPCLALLLAGCAGLGPRESVEGPGSAAAWKQHRHQVETLDGWQISGKIGIRAPQESGSGTLFWLQRQDYFDIRLSGPLGRGATRLTGRPDAVSLEVAGQGRFEAASPEALVQAQLGWQLPVSHLLWWVRGVPAPDSRSRLTLDSESRLAHLEQDGWQVDYLAYAEHNGFVLPERIRLQGHDLQITLVVKDWQPRQLGR; this comes from the coding sequence ATGTCCCTGCTGAAAAAGCTTCTTGCCCCCTGCCTTGCTCTCCTGCTTGCCGGCTGCGCCGGGCTCGGACCACGCGAATCGGTTGAAGGCCCCGGCAGCGCAGCGGCCTGGAAACAGCACCGCCATCAGGTCGAGACGCTCGATGGCTGGCAGATCAGCGGCAAAATCGGCATTCGCGCACCACAGGAATCCGGCAGTGGCACGCTGTTCTGGCTGCAACGCCAGGACTATTTCGATATTCGCCTGTCTGGCCCGCTAGGCCGCGGCGCCACGCGCCTCACCGGCCGGCCAGACGCCGTATCACTGGAGGTGGCCGGCCAGGGCCGCTTCGAGGCCGCTTCTCCAGAAGCGCTGGTACAGGCGCAGCTCGGCTGGCAGCTCCCGGTATCGCACCTGCTCTGGTGGGTGCGTGGCGTGCCGGCGCCAGATAGCCGCAGCCGCTTGACGCTGGACAGCGAGAGCCGCCTGGCACACCTGGAGCAGGACGGCTGGCAGGTCGACTATCTCGCCTATGCAGAACACAATGGCTTCGTTCTGCCCGAGCGTATCCGCCTGCAAGGTCACGACCTGCAGATCACCCTGGTGGTCAAGGACTGGCAACCACGCCAGCTGGGCCGTTGA
- a CDS encoding molybdopterin-synthase adenylyltransferase MoeB gives MLSDEELLRYSRQILLKQVDIEGQLRLKQSRALIVGLGGLGSPVALYLAAAGVGELHLADFDTLDLTNLQRQIAHDTPSLGLHKVDSAMLRLEALNPNVRLVPYRSGLDADSLDAAVAQVDLVLDCTDNFGIREAVNAACVKAKKPLVSGAAIRFEGQLSVFDPRVETSPCYHCLYGHGSEAELTCSEAGVIGPLVGMVGSLQALEALKLLAGFGEPLIGRLLLIDALSSRFREMRVKRDPRCTVCGRD, from the coding sequence ATGCTGAGTGACGAAGAACTGCTGCGCTACAGTCGGCAGATCCTGCTCAAGCAGGTCGATATCGAGGGGCAGCTGCGACTCAAGCAAAGCCGGGCTTTGATAGTCGGGCTTGGCGGATTGGGCTCGCCGGTGGCGCTCTATCTGGCCGCTGCCGGCGTCGGTGAACTGCATCTTGCCGACTTCGACACCCTGGATCTGACCAACCTGCAGCGGCAAATTGCCCATGACACTCCCTCACTGGGCCTGCACAAGGTCGACTCGGCCATGCTCCGGCTGGAGGCACTCAACCCAAATGTGCGGCTAGTGCCATATCGCAGCGGTTTGGACGCCGATTCGCTCGATGCGGCGGTCGCCCAGGTCGATCTGGTGCTCGATTGCACGGACAACTTCGGCATCCGTGAAGCGGTTAACGCTGCCTGCGTGAAGGCCAAGAAACCCTTGGTCAGTGGTGCGGCGATCCGCTTTGAAGGACAGCTGTCGGTGTTCGATCCACGAGTCGAAACGAGCCCTTGCTATCACTGCCTGTACGGGCACGGTAGCGAAGCCGAGCTGACCTGCAGTGAGGCCGGTGTGATTGGCCCGCTGGTGGGTATGGTCGGCAGCCTGCAAGCGCTGGAAGCGCTGAAACTGCTGGCAGGTTTTGGTGAGCCTCTGATTGGTCGGCTGCTCTTGATTGATGCATTGAGCAGTCGATTCCGCGAAATGCGCGTCAAACGCGACCCACGTTGCACGGTGTGCGGTCGTGACTGA
- a CDS encoding YkgJ family cysteine cluster protein: protein MNDSTIPHQQLEDTSVSCATCAACCCRLEVLLFSDTGVPERFIDTDAWGGEVMLRLEDGWCAALDRDSMRCTIYANRPLICREFELGSEDCQEERKGSATAYD from the coding sequence ATGAACGACTCGACCATCCCCCACCAGCAACTTGAAGACACCTCGGTGAGCTGCGCTACCTGCGCGGCCTGCTGCTGCCGACTCGAGGTGTTGCTGTTCAGCGATACCGGCGTACCGGAGCGATTTATCGACACAGACGCATGGGGTGGTGAAGTCATGCTGCGACTGGAGGACGGCTGGTGCGCAGCGCTCGATCGGGACAGCATGCGCTGCACGATCTATGCAAATCGCCCATTGATCTGCAGGGAATTCGAGCTGGGCTCGGAGGATTGCCAGGAGGAGCGCAAGGGCAGCGCCACGGCATATGACTGA
- the murI gene encoding glutamate racemase, with amino-acid sequence MTDGSAPVGVFDSGVGGLSVLREIRKCLPNESLLYLADSAHVPYGEKSPEYIRERCRIIAAFLVEQGAKALVVACNTATAAGVAELRECYPLMPIVAMEPAVKPAAQATRSGVVGVLATTGTLKSARFAALLDRFAADVRVITQPCPGLVERIEAGDLDSPETRAMLIGWIEPLLAQGCDTLILGCTHYPFIRPLLTALLPADVHLIDTGAAVARRLSELLAERHLLAGGGATQRFYCSGDPQRMARVLPILWGENVEVEFFSG; translated from the coding sequence GTGACTGACGGCAGCGCGCCCGTAGGCGTCTTCGACTCAGGGGTTGGCGGACTCTCGGTACTGCGCGAAATACGTAAATGCCTGCCCAACGAATCCCTGCTCTACCTGGCTGACAGCGCGCATGTGCCATATGGCGAGAAGAGCCCGGAGTACATCCGCGAGCGCTGCCGCATCATTGCCGCCTTTCTTGTTGAGCAAGGTGCCAAGGCGCTGGTGGTGGCGTGCAATACCGCGACGGCTGCCGGGGTCGCCGAGCTGCGCGAGTGTTATCCACTAATGCCGATCGTCGCCATGGAGCCGGCCGTCAAGCCCGCCGCTCAGGCCACGCGTAGCGGCGTCGTCGGCGTGCTTGCGACGACGGGGACGCTGAAGAGCGCGAGGTTCGCGGCATTGCTTGATCGCTTTGCCGCCGATGTACGTGTCATCACCCAACCATGTCCCGGCCTGGTCGAGCGCATCGAGGCAGGCGATCTGGACAGTCCTGAGACCCGCGCAATGTTGATCGGCTGGATCGAGCCGCTGCTGGCGCAGGGCTGCGATACGCTGATTCTGGGCTGTACGCACTATCCGTTCATCCGGCCGCTGCTGACGGCGTTGCTGCCTGCCGACGTCCATCTTATTGATACCGGAGCGGCCGTGGCGCGACGCTTGAGCGAGTTGCTGGCAGAGCGCCACTTGCTCGCTGGCGGAGGAGCCACGCAGCGTTTTTATTGCAGTGGCGATCCGCAGCGAATGGCCCGTGTCCTGCCTATACTTTGGGGTGAAAACGTCGAGGTTGAGTTCTTTTCTGGCTAG
- the hemA gene encoding glutamyl-tRNA reductase: protein MAFLALGINHKTASVDVRERVAFTPDQMVEALRQLCRVTPTREAAILSTCNRSELYLQQDQVEADAVLAWLANYHRLSLDELKACAYVHVDDQAVRHMMRVASGLDSLVLGEPQILGQMKSAYAVAREAGSVGPLLGRLFQATFSTAKTVRTDTAIGENPVSVAFAAVSLARQIFSNLQRSQALLIGAGETITLVARHLHEQGVKKIVVANRTLERASALAAELGAHAILLADIPDELHNSDIVISSTASQLPILGKGAVEQALKRRKHKPMFMVDIAVPRDIEPQVGELDDVYLYTVDDLHEVVAENLKSRQGAAQAAEELVAAGTEDFMQRLRELAAVDVLKAYRQHAERIRDDELSKAQRLLANGGSAEDVLAQLARGLTNKLLHAPSVQLKKLSAEGRVEALSMAQELFALHEGTEKP, encoded by the coding sequence ATGGCTTTCCTCGCGCTTGGCATCAATCACAAGACCGCTTCGGTGGACGTCCGCGAGCGCGTAGCCTTCACGCCCGACCAGATGGTCGAGGCCTTGCGACAGCTGTGTCGCGTCACGCCGACCCGTGAAGCGGCGATCCTCTCGACCTGTAATCGCAGCGAGCTGTATCTGCAGCAGGATCAGGTTGAAGCCGACGCCGTGCTGGCCTGGCTGGCCAACTATCACCGCCTCAGTCTCGACGAGCTCAAGGCGTGCGCCTATGTGCATGTCGACGATCAGGCCGTGCGCCACATGATGCGCGTCGCCTCGGGGCTTGACTCGCTGGTGCTGGGCGAGCCGCAGATTCTCGGACAGATGAAGTCTGCCTATGCGGTCGCCCGCGAGGCCGGCAGCGTTGGTCCACTGCTTGGCCGGCTGTTTCAGGCGACCTTCAGCACGGCGAAAACCGTGCGTACCGATACCGCCATCGGTGAGAACCCGGTTTCCGTCGCTTTTGCCGCAGTCAGCCTGGCGCGACAGATCTTCAGCAATCTGCAGCGCAGCCAAGCGTTGCTGATCGGCGCAGGGGAGACCATCACCCTGGTGGCGCGCCACCTGCATGAGCAGGGCGTAAAGAAGATCGTCGTCGCCAACCGCACGCTCGAGCGCGCCAGTGCGCTGGCCGCTGAACTGGGCGCCCATGCCATTCTGCTTGCCGATATCCCGGATGAGTTGCACAACAGCGACATCGTCATCAGTTCCACTGCCAGCCAGCTGCCGATCCTCGGCAAGGGCGCGGTCGAACAGGCCCTGAAGCGGCGCAAGCACAAGCCGATGTTCATGGTCGATATCGCCGTGCCACGGGATATCGAGCCGCAGGTCGGTGAGCTGGACGACGTCTATCTGTATACGGTTGACGATCTGCACGAGGTGGTCGCGGAGAACCTCAAAAGCCGCCAGGGTGCCGCCCAGGCCGCCGAGGAACTGGTCGCCGCCGGCACCGAAGACTTCATGCAGCGTCTGCGCGAACTGGCCGCGGTCGATGTGCTCAAGGCCTATCGGCAGCATGCCGAGCGGATTCGCGACGATGAGCTGAGCAAGGCCCAGCGCCTGCTGGCCAATGGCGGCAGCGCCGAGGATGTCCTCGCGCAGCTGGCCCGGGGCCTGACCAACAAGCTGCTGCACGCACCCAGCGTGCAGCTGAAGAAACTCTCCGCCGAGGGCCGCGTCGAGGCGCTGAGCATGGCCCAGGAACTCTTCGCCCTGCACGAGGGCACGGAAAAACCATGA
- a CDS encoding acyloxyacyl hydrolase — MKKLFSLAAVAALSVGQMAAVHAVDFTVAVGQTDESTMTYRLGAQFDFNKSWFQTSVGRLTGYWDAGYTYWEGDESSSNHSISLAPVFVYEFAGESVKPYVEAGIGVAAFENTEVEGNRLGSSFQFEDRLGAGLRFAGGHEVGVRAIHYSNAGIKKPNDGVESYALHYRMAF, encoded by the coding sequence ATGAAAAAACTGTTTTCCCTGGCTGCCGTGGCGGCGCTTTCCGTAGGGCAAATGGCGGCTGTCCACGCCGTAGACTTTACCGTTGCGGTTGGTCAGACCGACGAGTCGACCATGACTTATCGGCTGGGTGCGCAATTCGACTTCAACAAGAGCTGGTTCCAGACCAGCGTGGGTCGCCTGACTGGTTACTGGGATGCCGGTTACACCTACTGGGAAGGTGACGAGTCGTCGAGCAACCACAGCATTTCGCTGGCTCCGGTATTCGTCTACGAATTCGCGGGTGAGTCGGTCAAGCCGTATGTCGAGGCAGGCATCGGCGTCGCGGCGTTCGAGAACACCGAGGTCGAGGGCAATCGTCTGGGTTCGTCTTTCCAGTTCGAGGATCGCCTCGGCGCTGGTCTGCGTTTCGCCGGTGGCCACGAGGTGGGCGTGCGCGCAATCCACTATTCAAATGCCGGCATCAAGAAGCCGAACGATGGTGTCGAAAGCTACGCCCTGCATTACCGCATGGCGTTCTAA
- the prmC gene encoding peptide chain release factor N(5)-glutamine methyltransferase, which produces MPTIESLLQSADLPDSPSARLDAEWLLAAALGKSASYLRTWPEREVSAECAERFAAHLARRRQGEPVAYILGRQGFWSLELEVAADTLIPRPDTELLVETALQLLPATPARVLDLGTGTGAIALALAAERPAWQLCGVDRVEAAVTLAERNRQRLGLRNAAFVLSHWFAGLAGERFEMIVSNPPYIPASDPHLQLGDLRFEPQSALVAGADGLDDIRSIIHQAPAHLLPAGWLLLEHGYDQAEVVRTLLVSGGFEDVQSRLDLGGHERISLGRLP; this is translated from the coding sequence ATGCCAACCATCGAGTCCCTACTGCAAAGTGCCGATCTGCCGGACTCGCCGAGCGCCAGGCTGGATGCCGAGTGGTTGCTCGCCGCGGCGCTGGGCAAGTCGGCGAGCTATCTGCGCACCTGGCCGGAGCGCGAGGTGTCGGCGGAGTGCGCCGAGCGCTTCGCCGCGCACCTGGCGCGGCGCCGGCAGGGAGAGCCCGTCGCCTATATCCTCGGGCGCCAAGGCTTTTGGAGTCTAGAGCTGGAAGTGGCGGCGGATACGCTGATTCCGCGGCCGGACACCGAGTTGCTTGTCGAAACCGCGCTCCAGCTGCTTCCCGCAACCCCGGCTCGAGTGCTCGATCTGGGCACTGGAACTGGCGCAATCGCGCTGGCGCTGGCGGCTGAACGTCCGGCGTGGCAGCTCTGTGGTGTCGACCGCGTCGAGGCGGCCGTGACGCTGGCCGAGCGTAATCGGCAGCGCCTCGGCCTGCGCAACGCCGCGTTTGTCTTGAGCCACTGGTTTGCCGGGTTGGCCGGGGAGCGCTTCGAGATGATCGTCAGCAATCCTCCCTATATTCCGGCCAGCGACCCGCACCTGCAGCTGGGCGACCTGCGTTTCGAACCGCAGAGTGCGCTGGTCGCAGGCGCGGACGGGCTGGACGACATTCGCTCGATCATCCACCAAGCTCCCGCGCACCTGCTGCCGGCCGGCTGGCTGCTGCTGGAGCACGGCTACGACCAAGCCGAAGTGGTGCGCACGTTGCTGGTTTCCGGTGGCTTCGAAGATGTGCAGAGCCGGCTCGATCTGGGTGGACATGAGCGCATCAGCCTTGGCCGCCTGCCATGA
- a CDS encoding uracil-xanthine permease family protein: MSHTDEPLGRQVLAGAQMLFVAFGALVLMPLITGMDPNVALFTAGLGTLLFQVITRRQVPVFLASSFAFIAPIIAAKGEFGLPAVMGGVVAAGLVYMLLGFAVRLKGPGFIDRLLPPVVIAPVIISIGLALSPVAVNMAMGKAGDGSAQLIPYQTAMLISMPALVTTLLVAVLGKGLFRLVPILAGVAVGYGLSFAFGVVDTSGIAAAPWLAMPNFVAPEFHIGAILFMVPVALAPAIEHIGGVVAIGSVTGNNYVKKPGLHRTLFGDGVATSAAGLFGGPPNTTYAEVTGAVMLTKNYNPKIMTWAAIFAIALAFIGKFGAGLLSIPVPVMGGILCLLFGSIAVVGLSTLIRHQVDLSEARNLIIVSVTLVFGIGGMAIGYGEFTLSGISLCAIIALLLNLLLPGGEGWRNKQLNEEP, translated from the coding sequence ATGTCGCATACCGACGAGCCGCTTGGCCGGCAGGTGCTGGCTGGCGCGCAAATGCTATTCGTCGCCTTTGGTGCTTTGGTGCTGATGCCGCTGATCACTGGCATGGACCCCAACGTGGCCTTGTTCACCGCCGGACTTGGAACCCTGCTGTTCCAAGTAATCACCCGGCGCCAGGTGCCGGTTTTCCTGGCATCCAGCTTTGCCTTCATCGCGCCCATCATCGCGGCGAAAGGTGAGTTCGGACTCCCGGCCGTAATGGGCGGCGTAGTCGCTGCCGGACTTGTCTACATGCTGCTCGGCTTCGCCGTGCGCCTGAAAGGACCCGGCTTCATTGACCGCCTGCTGCCGCCTGTGGTCATCGCCCCAGTGATCATTTCGATTGGCCTCGCGCTGTCGCCTGTGGCGGTGAACATGGCGATGGGCAAGGCTGGTGACGGCAGCGCACAGCTGATTCCATACCAGACTGCGATGCTTATCTCGATGCCGGCCTTGGTCACTACCTTGCTGGTAGCGGTGTTGGGCAAAGGGCTGTTCCGCCTGGTCCCCATCCTGGCTGGCGTTGCGGTCGGCTACGGACTGTCATTCGCGTTCGGCGTGGTCGACACCAGCGGCATCGCCGCCGCGCCCTGGCTGGCAATGCCCAACTTCGTTGCCCCCGAATTTCACATCGGCGCGATTCTGTTCATGGTTCCGGTCGCTTTGGCACCGGCCATCGAGCACATCGGAGGCGTGGTCGCCATTGGCAGCGTCACGGGTAACAACTACGTCAAGAAGCCTGGCCTGCACCGCACCCTGTTCGGCGACGGCGTGGCTACGTCCGCAGCAGGTTTGTTCGGCGGCCCGCCCAACACCACCTACGCCGAGGTGACCGGCGCGGTAATGCTGACCAAGAACTACAACCCGAAGATCATGACCTGGGCGGCGATATTCGCCATTGCCCTGGCATTCATCGGCAAGTTCGGCGCCGGCCTGCTGAGCATCCCGGTCCCAGTGATGGGCGGCATTCTCTGCCTGCTGTTCGGCTCGATCGCAGTGGTCGGCCTGAGCACACTGATTCGCCACCAGGTTGACCTGTCCGAAGCACGCAACCTGATCATCGTCTCGGTGACGCTGGTGTTCGGCATTGGCGGCATGGCCATCGGCTACGGTGAGTTCACCCTCTCCGGTATTTCGCTGTGCGCCATCATCGCCCTGCTGCTCAACCTGCTGCTTCCGGGCGGTGAAGGCTGGCGCAACAAGCAGCTGAACGAAGAGCCTTGA
- a CDS encoding tetratricopeptide repeat protein: MKRLAALAALLLIGGCQTFTQQAPDSSPPVEDAAAESSAGDAAEYGSFSRQTLYALLVAELAGQRNRFDIALGNYVQQAHATQDAGVAERGFRIAEYLGAEQAALDTALIWARNAPQSLDAQRAAAVQLARAGRYEESMEFMEKVLQGQGDTHFDFLALSASETDPDTRAGLLQSFDKLLLKNPDNPQLTFGKAVLLQQDDRSEEALALLQKQPTKQRQIPSILLEARLLHSLQRSDEALPLLEKALRQHPEDKRLRLTYARLLVEQERLEDAMGEFATLVQQHPADDDLRFSMALVCMEAEAWREATVYLEELIERGSHVDAAYFNLGRAYQAMGRNIKALDALAQVGPGNEYLPAKLLQSQLLYASKRDQEASAVLADARQQQPDYAIQLYLIEIEALSEHKRIEQAWKLAEQALEEFPDDLNLLYTRAMLAETRGDLAQLERDLRFIIEREPDNAMALNALGYTLTDRTNRHDEALQLIEQAYQLNPDDPAILDSLGWVNFRLGNLTEAEALLRKALQRFPDHEVAAHLGEVLWTLGERSEARAVWSRALKLQPDSEILRETLKRLTGSEKP; this comes from the coding sequence ATGAAAAGACTCGCCGCACTTGCCGCCCTGCTGTTGATCGGCGGCTGCCAGACATTCACGCAGCAAGCACCCGATAGCAGCCCACCGGTAGAGGACGCTGCGGCGGAGAGCTCCGCCGGCGACGCGGCAGAGTATGGCTCGTTCAGCCGCCAAACCCTCTATGCGCTGCTGGTCGCAGAGCTGGCCGGGCAGCGTAATCGCTTCGATATCGCGCTGGGCAACTACGTCCAGCAGGCGCATGCAACGCAGGATGCCGGTGTCGCCGAGCGCGGCTTCCGCATCGCTGAGTACCTCGGCGCCGAGCAGGCCGCACTGGACACGGCGTTGATCTGGGCACGCAACGCCCCGCAAAGCCTCGACGCACAACGCGCTGCTGCCGTGCAGCTGGCCCGCGCCGGCCGTTACGAGGAGTCCATGGAGTTCATGGAGAAGGTCCTGCAGGGCCAGGGCGACACGCACTTCGATTTTCTCGCGCTTTCGGCATCAGAAACCGATCCAGACACGCGCGCCGGCTTGCTGCAGAGCTTCGACAAACTGCTGCTCAAGAATCCAGACAATCCGCAGCTGACTTTCGGCAAGGCCGTTCTACTCCAGCAGGACGATCGCAGCGAGGAAGCACTGGCCCTTCTGCAGAAGCAGCCAACCAAGCAGCGTCAGATCCCCTCGATTCTCCTCGAAGCCCGCCTGCTGCACAGCTTGCAGCGCAGTGATGAAGCATTGCCGCTACTCGAGAAAGCCCTGCGCCAGCATCCGGAAGACAAGCGCCTGCGTCTGACTTATGCACGCCTGCTGGTCGAGCAGGAACGCCTGGAAGACGCCATGGGCGAGTTCGCCACACTGGTCCAGCAACATCCGGCCGATGACGATCTGCGCTTTTCCATGGCGCTGGTCTGCATGGAGGCCGAAGCCTGGCGTGAGGCCACCGTCTACCTGGAAGAACTGATCGAGCGCGGCAGCCACGTCGACGCGGCCTACTTCAATCTCGGGCGCGCCTATCAGGCGATGGGCCGAAATATCAAGGCGCTGGATGCACTGGCGCAGGTCGGTCCGGGCAACGAATACCTGCCGGCGAAACTGCTGCAGAGCCAGCTGCTCTACGCCAGCAAGCGCGACCAGGAAGCCTCAGCGGTGCTCGCCGATGCGCGTCAGCAGCAACCGGACTACGCCATTCAACTGTACCTGATCGAGATCGAAGCGCTCTCTGAACACAAGCGCATCGAGCAGGCATGGAAGCTGGCGGAGCAGGCGCTGGAGGAGTTCCCCGATGACCTCAACCTGCTCTACACCCGCGCCATGCTCGCCGAGACGCGCGGCGATCTGGCCCAGCTGGAACGTGACCTGCGCTTCATCATCGAGCGCGAGCCGGACAACGCCATGGCCCTGAACGCACTCGGCTACACCCTGACCGACCGCACCAACCGGCACGACGAGGCCTTGCAGCTGATCGAGCAGGCCTACCAGCTCAACCCCGACGACCCGGCGATCCTCGACAGTCTTGGCTGGGTCAACTTCCGTCTGGGCAATCTGACCGAGGCCGAAGCGCTGCTGCGTAAGGCTCTGCAGCGTTTTCCCGACCATGAAGTGGCGGCACATCTGGGCGAAGTGCTGTGGACCCTGGGTGAACGCAGCGAGGCGCGCGCGGTCTGGTCCAGAGCACTCAAACTACAACCTGACAGTGAGATCTTGCGCGAAACGCTCAAGCGGCTGACGGGATCGGAGAAGCCCTGA